A window of the Lagenorhynchus albirostris chromosome 1, mLagAlb1.1, whole genome shotgun sequence genome harbors these coding sequences:
- the CPLX3 gene encoding complexin-3 — protein sequence MAFMVKTMVGGQLKNLTGSLGGGEDKGDGDKSAAEAQGMSREEYEEYQKQLVEEKMERDAQFTQRKAERATLRSHFRDKYRLPKNETDESQIQMAGGDVELPRELAKMIEEDTVEEEERASVLGQLPSLPGLDLGSLKDKAQTTLGGLKQSAEKCRIM from the exons ATGGCGTTCATGGTGAAGACCATGGTGGGCGGCCAGCTGAAGAACCTTACTGGGAGCCTGGGGGGCGGCGAGGACAAGGGGGACGGGGACAAGTCGGCCGCCGAAGCGCAGGGCATGAGCCGAGAGGAGTATGAGGAGTACCAGAAGCAACTGGTGGAAGAGAA GATGGAGCGGGACGCGCAGTTCACTCAGAGGAAGGCAGAGCGGGCCACGCTGCGGAGCCACTTCCGAGACAAATACCGGCTGCCCAAG aATGAGACAGATGAGAGCCAGATCCAGATGGCAGGTGGAGACGTGGAGCTGCCCCGGGAGCTGGCCAAGATGATTGAGGAGGACAcagtggaggaggaggaaagggcctCGGTCCTTGGGCAGCTGCCCAGTCTCCCTGGCTTGGACCTTGGCTCACTTAAGGACAAGGCCCAGACCACACTGGGGGGCCTCAAGCAATCAGCTGAGAAGTGCCGCATCATGTGA
- the ULK3 gene encoding serine/threonine-protein kinase ULK3 isoform X4: MAGPGWGPPRLDGFILTERLGSGTYATVYKAYAKKDTREVVAIKCVAKKSLNKASVENLLTEIEILKGIRHRHIVQLKDFQWDSDNIYLIMEFCAGGDLSRFIHTRRILPEKVARVFMQQLASALQFLHERNISHLDLKPQNILLSSLEKPHLKLADFGFAQHMSPWDEKHVLRGSPLYMAPEMVCQRQYDARVDLWSVGVILYEALFGQPPFASRSFSELEEKIRSNRVIELPLRPALSQDCRDLLQRLLERDPSRRISFQDFFAHPWVDLEHMPNGESLAQATALVVQAVKKDQEGDAAAALSLYCKALDFFVPALHYEVDTQRKEAIKAKVGQYVSRAEELKAIVSSSNRALLRQGTSARDLLREMARDKPRLLAALEVASAAMAKEDEAGGEQDALALYQHGLGELLLLLAAEPPGRRRELLHTEVQNLMARAEYLKEQVKMRESHWEAEALDKEGLSESVRSSCTLQ; the protein is encoded by the exons ATGGCGGGCCCTGGCTGGGGCCCCCCGCGGCTGGACGGTTTCATTCTCACCGAGCGCCTGGGCAGTGGCACGTACGCCACGGTGTACAAGGCCTACGCCAAG AAGGATACTCGTGAGGTGGTAGCCATAAAGTGCGTGGCCAAGAAGAGTCTGAACAAGGCATCTGTGGAAAACCTCCTGACAGAGATTGAGATCCTCAAGGGCATTCGACACCGCCACATCGTACAGCTGAAAGACTTCCAG TGGGACAGTGACAACATCTACCTCATCATGGAGTTCTGTGCAGGAGGTGACCTGTCTCGCTTCATCCATACCCGCAGGATTCTGCCTGAGAAGGTGGCTCGGGTCTTCATGCAGCAGCTGG CTAGTGCCCTGCAGTTCCTGCATGAGCGGaacatctctcacctggacctgAAGCCACAGAACATTCTGCTGAGCTCCTTGGAGAAGCCCCACCTTAAGTTGGCAG ACTTTGGCTTTGCACAGCACATGTCCCCCTGGGATGAGAAGCATGTGCTCCGTGGCTCTCCCCTCTACATGGCTCCCGAGATGGTGTGTCAGCGGCAGTACGATGCCCGTGTGGACCTCTGGTCCGTGGGGGTCATCCTGTATG AAGCCCTCTTCGGGCAGCCCCCCTTTGCCTCCAGGTCGTTCTCGGAGCTGGAAGAGAAGATCCGGAGCAACCGGGTTATTGAG ctCCCCCTGCGTCCCGCCCTCTCCCAGGACTGCCGGGACCTGCTGCAGCGGCTTCTGGAGCGGGACCCCAGCCGCCGCATCTCCTTCCAGGACTTCTTTGCCCACCCTTGGGTGGACCTGGAGCACATGCCGAATGGGGAGAGCCTGGCACAAGCA ACCGCCTTGGTGGTGCAGGCTGTGAAGAAGGACCAGGAGGGGGACGCCGCGGCCGCCTTATCTCTCTACTGCAAGGCTCTGGACTTCTTTGTGCCTGCCCTGCACT ATGAAGTGGACACCCAGCGGAAGGAGGCAATTAAGGCAAAG GTGGGACAGTACGTGTCCCGGGCTGAGGAGCTCAAGGCCATCGTCTCCTCCTCCAATCGGGCCCTGTTGCGGCAGGGGACCTCTGCCCGAGACCTGCTCAGAG AGATGGCCCGGGACAAGCCGCGCCTCCTAGCTGCCCTGGAAGTGGCTTCAGCTGCCATGGCTAAG GAGGACGAGGCTGGCGGGGAGCAGGATGCTCTGGCCCTGTACCAGCACGGCCTGGGGGAGCTGCTTCTACTGCTGGCAG cGGAGCCCCCAGGCCGGAGGCGGGAGCTGCTTCACACTGAG GTTCAGAATCTCATGGCTCGAGCTGAATACCTGAAGGAGCAGGTCAAG ATGAGGGAGTCTCATTGGGAAGCTGAGGCCCTGGATAAAGAGGGGCTGTCGGAGTCTGTTCGTAGCT CTTGTACTCTGCAGTGA
- the ULK3 gene encoding serine/threonine-protein kinase ULK3 isoform X2 → MAGPGWGPPRLDGFILTERLGSGTYATVYKAYAKKDTREVVAIKCVAKKSLNKASVENLLTEIEILKGIRHRHIVQLKDFQWDSDNIYLIMEFCAGGDLSRFIHTRRILPEKVARVFMQQLASALQFLHERNISHLDLKPQNILLSSLEKPHLKLADFGFAQHMSPWDEKHVLRGSPLYMAPEMVCQRQYDARVDLWSVGVILYEALFGQPPFASRSFSELEEKIRSNRVIELPLRPALSQDCRDLLQRLLERDPSRRISFQDFFAHPWVDLEHMPNGESLAQATALVVQAVKKDQEGDAAAALSLYCKALDFFVPALHYEVDTQRKEAIKAKVGQYVSRAEELKAIVSSSNRALLRQGTSARDLLREMARDKPRLLAALEVASAAMAKEDEAGGEQDALALYQHGLGELLLLLAGEAPSPYSPKPLAALPSPRALPLSAAEPPGRRRELLHTEVQNLMARAEYLKEQVKMRESHWEAEALDKEGLSESVRSSCTLQ, encoded by the exons ATGGCGGGCCCTGGCTGGGGCCCCCCGCGGCTGGACGGTTTCATTCTCACCGAGCGCCTGGGCAGTGGCACGTACGCCACGGTGTACAAGGCCTACGCCAAG AAGGATACTCGTGAGGTGGTAGCCATAAAGTGCGTGGCCAAGAAGAGTCTGAACAAGGCATCTGTGGAAAACCTCCTGACAGAGATTGAGATCCTCAAGGGCATTCGACACCGCCACATCGTACAGCTGAAAGACTTCCAG TGGGACAGTGACAACATCTACCTCATCATGGAGTTCTGTGCAGGAGGTGACCTGTCTCGCTTCATCCATACCCGCAGGATTCTGCCTGAGAAGGTGGCTCGGGTCTTCATGCAGCAGCTGG CTAGTGCCCTGCAGTTCCTGCATGAGCGGaacatctctcacctggacctgAAGCCACAGAACATTCTGCTGAGCTCCTTGGAGAAGCCCCACCTTAAGTTGGCAG ACTTTGGCTTTGCACAGCACATGTCCCCCTGGGATGAGAAGCATGTGCTCCGTGGCTCTCCCCTCTACATGGCTCCCGAGATGGTGTGTCAGCGGCAGTACGATGCCCGTGTGGACCTCTGGTCCGTGGGGGTCATCCTGTATG AAGCCCTCTTCGGGCAGCCCCCCTTTGCCTCCAGGTCGTTCTCGGAGCTGGAAGAGAAGATCCGGAGCAACCGGGTTATTGAG ctCCCCCTGCGTCCCGCCCTCTCCCAGGACTGCCGGGACCTGCTGCAGCGGCTTCTGGAGCGGGACCCCAGCCGCCGCATCTCCTTCCAGGACTTCTTTGCCCACCCTTGGGTGGACCTGGAGCACATGCCGAATGGGGAGAGCCTGGCACAAGCA ACCGCCTTGGTGGTGCAGGCTGTGAAGAAGGACCAGGAGGGGGACGCCGCGGCCGCCTTATCTCTCTACTGCAAGGCTCTGGACTTCTTTGTGCCTGCCCTGCACT ATGAAGTGGACACCCAGCGGAAGGAGGCAATTAAGGCAAAG GTGGGACAGTACGTGTCCCGGGCTGAGGAGCTCAAGGCCATCGTCTCCTCCTCCAATCGGGCCCTGTTGCGGCAGGGGACCTCTGCCCGAGACCTGCTCAGAG AGATGGCCCGGGACAAGCCGCGCCTCCTAGCTGCCCTGGAAGTGGCTTCAGCTGCCATGGCTAAG GAGGACGAGGCTGGCGGGGAGCAGGATGCTCTGGCCCTGTACCAGCACGGCCTGGGGGAGCTGCTTCTACTGCTGGCAGGTGAGGCCCCATCACCGTACTCCCCTAAGCCTCTGGCTGCCCTGCCCTCACCACgtgccctccctctctctgcagcGGAGCCCCCAGGCCGGAGGCGGGAGCTGCTTCACACTGAG GTTCAGAATCTCATGGCTCGAGCTGAATACCTGAAGGAGCAGGTCAAG ATGAGGGAGTCTCATTGGGAAGCTGAGGCCCTGGATAAAGAGGGGCTGTCGGAGTCTGTTCGTAGCT CTTGTACTCTGCAGTGA
- the ULK3 gene encoding serine/threonine-protein kinase ULK3 isoform X3, which yields MKGIVEQRTPGWWGSRDSRIRVPHWPEKGQLGSLDASKDTREVVAIKCVAKKSLNKASVENLLTEIEILKGIRHRHIVQLKDFQWDSDNIYLIMEFCAGGDLSRFIHTRRILPEKVARVFMQQLASALQFLHERNISHLDLKPQNILLSSLEKPHLKLADFGFAQHMSPWDEKHVLRGSPLYMAPEMVCQRQYDARVDLWSVGVILYEALFGQPPFASRSFSELEEKIRSNRVIELPLRPALSQDCRDLLQRLLERDPSRRISFQDFFAHPWVDLEHMPNGESLAQATALVVQAVKKDQEGDAAAALSLYCKALDFFVPALHYEVDTQRKEAIKAKVGQYVSRAEELKAIVSSSNRALLRQGTSARDLLREMARDKPRLLAALEVASAAMAKEDEAGGEQDALALYQHGLGELLLLLAAEPPGRRRELLHTEVQNLMARAEYLKEQVKMRESHWEAEALDKEGLSESVRSSCTLQ from the exons ATGAAAGGGATTGTGGAGCAGAGAACACCAGGCTGGTGGGGAAGCCGGGATTCCAGAATCCGGGTGCCTCATTGGCCTGAGAAGGGGCAGCTGGGAAGCCTGGATGCTAGT AAGGATACTCGTGAGGTGGTAGCCATAAAGTGCGTGGCCAAGAAGAGTCTGAACAAGGCATCTGTGGAAAACCTCCTGACAGAGATTGAGATCCTCAAGGGCATTCGACACCGCCACATCGTACAGCTGAAAGACTTCCAG TGGGACAGTGACAACATCTACCTCATCATGGAGTTCTGTGCAGGAGGTGACCTGTCTCGCTTCATCCATACCCGCAGGATTCTGCCTGAGAAGGTGGCTCGGGTCTTCATGCAGCAGCTGG CTAGTGCCCTGCAGTTCCTGCATGAGCGGaacatctctcacctggacctgAAGCCACAGAACATTCTGCTGAGCTCCTTGGAGAAGCCCCACCTTAAGTTGGCAG ACTTTGGCTTTGCACAGCACATGTCCCCCTGGGATGAGAAGCATGTGCTCCGTGGCTCTCCCCTCTACATGGCTCCCGAGATGGTGTGTCAGCGGCAGTACGATGCCCGTGTGGACCTCTGGTCCGTGGGGGTCATCCTGTATG AAGCCCTCTTCGGGCAGCCCCCCTTTGCCTCCAGGTCGTTCTCGGAGCTGGAAGAGAAGATCCGGAGCAACCGGGTTATTGAG ctCCCCCTGCGTCCCGCCCTCTCCCAGGACTGCCGGGACCTGCTGCAGCGGCTTCTGGAGCGGGACCCCAGCCGCCGCATCTCCTTCCAGGACTTCTTTGCCCACCCTTGGGTGGACCTGGAGCACATGCCGAATGGGGAGAGCCTGGCACAAGCA ACCGCCTTGGTGGTGCAGGCTGTGAAGAAGGACCAGGAGGGGGACGCCGCGGCCGCCTTATCTCTCTACTGCAAGGCTCTGGACTTCTTTGTGCCTGCCCTGCACT ATGAAGTGGACACCCAGCGGAAGGAGGCAATTAAGGCAAAG GTGGGACAGTACGTGTCCCGGGCTGAGGAGCTCAAGGCCATCGTCTCCTCCTCCAATCGGGCCCTGTTGCGGCAGGGGACCTCTGCCCGAGACCTGCTCAGAG AGATGGCCCGGGACAAGCCGCGCCTCCTAGCTGCCCTGGAAGTGGCTTCAGCTGCCATGGCTAAG GAGGACGAGGCTGGCGGGGAGCAGGATGCTCTGGCCCTGTACCAGCACGGCCTGGGGGAGCTGCTTCTACTGCTGGCAG cGGAGCCCCCAGGCCGGAGGCGGGAGCTGCTTCACACTGAG GTTCAGAATCTCATGGCTCGAGCTGAATACCTGAAGGAGCAGGTCAAG ATGAGGGAGTCTCATTGGGAAGCTGAGGCCCTGGATAAAGAGGGGCTGTCGGAGTCTGTTCGTAGCT CTTGTACTCTGCAGTGA
- the ULK3 gene encoding serine/threonine-protein kinase ULK3 isoform X1 — protein sequence MKGIVEQRTPGWWGSRDSRIRVPHWPEKGQLGSLDASKDTREVVAIKCVAKKSLNKASVENLLTEIEILKGIRHRHIVQLKDFQWDSDNIYLIMEFCAGGDLSRFIHTRRILPEKVARVFMQQLASALQFLHERNISHLDLKPQNILLSSLEKPHLKLADFGFAQHMSPWDEKHVLRGSPLYMAPEMVCQRQYDARVDLWSVGVILYEALFGQPPFASRSFSELEEKIRSNRVIELPLRPALSQDCRDLLQRLLERDPSRRISFQDFFAHPWVDLEHMPNGESLAQATALVVQAVKKDQEGDAAAALSLYCKALDFFVPALHYEVDTQRKEAIKAKVGQYVSRAEELKAIVSSSNRALLRQGTSARDLLREMARDKPRLLAALEVASAAMAKEDEAGGEQDALALYQHGLGELLLLLAGEAPSPYSPKPLAALPSPRALPLSAAEPPGRRRELLHTEVQNLMARAEYLKEQVKMRESHWEAEALDKEGLSESVRSSCTLQ from the exons ATGAAAGGGATTGTGGAGCAGAGAACACCAGGCTGGTGGGGAAGCCGGGATTCCAGAATCCGGGTGCCTCATTGGCCTGAGAAGGGGCAGCTGGGAAGCCTGGATGCTAGT AAGGATACTCGTGAGGTGGTAGCCATAAAGTGCGTGGCCAAGAAGAGTCTGAACAAGGCATCTGTGGAAAACCTCCTGACAGAGATTGAGATCCTCAAGGGCATTCGACACCGCCACATCGTACAGCTGAAAGACTTCCAG TGGGACAGTGACAACATCTACCTCATCATGGAGTTCTGTGCAGGAGGTGACCTGTCTCGCTTCATCCATACCCGCAGGATTCTGCCTGAGAAGGTGGCTCGGGTCTTCATGCAGCAGCTGG CTAGTGCCCTGCAGTTCCTGCATGAGCGGaacatctctcacctggacctgAAGCCACAGAACATTCTGCTGAGCTCCTTGGAGAAGCCCCACCTTAAGTTGGCAG ACTTTGGCTTTGCACAGCACATGTCCCCCTGGGATGAGAAGCATGTGCTCCGTGGCTCTCCCCTCTACATGGCTCCCGAGATGGTGTGTCAGCGGCAGTACGATGCCCGTGTGGACCTCTGGTCCGTGGGGGTCATCCTGTATG AAGCCCTCTTCGGGCAGCCCCCCTTTGCCTCCAGGTCGTTCTCGGAGCTGGAAGAGAAGATCCGGAGCAACCGGGTTATTGAG ctCCCCCTGCGTCCCGCCCTCTCCCAGGACTGCCGGGACCTGCTGCAGCGGCTTCTGGAGCGGGACCCCAGCCGCCGCATCTCCTTCCAGGACTTCTTTGCCCACCCTTGGGTGGACCTGGAGCACATGCCGAATGGGGAGAGCCTGGCACAAGCA ACCGCCTTGGTGGTGCAGGCTGTGAAGAAGGACCAGGAGGGGGACGCCGCGGCCGCCTTATCTCTCTACTGCAAGGCTCTGGACTTCTTTGTGCCTGCCCTGCACT ATGAAGTGGACACCCAGCGGAAGGAGGCAATTAAGGCAAAG GTGGGACAGTACGTGTCCCGGGCTGAGGAGCTCAAGGCCATCGTCTCCTCCTCCAATCGGGCCCTGTTGCGGCAGGGGACCTCTGCCCGAGACCTGCTCAGAG AGATGGCCCGGGACAAGCCGCGCCTCCTAGCTGCCCTGGAAGTGGCTTCAGCTGCCATGGCTAAG GAGGACGAGGCTGGCGGGGAGCAGGATGCTCTGGCCCTGTACCAGCACGGCCTGGGGGAGCTGCTTCTACTGCTGGCAGGTGAGGCCCCATCACCGTACTCCCCTAAGCCTCTGGCTGCCCTGCCCTCACCACgtgccctccctctctctgcagcGGAGCCCCCAGGCCGGAGGCGGGAGCTGCTTCACACTGAG GTTCAGAATCTCATGGCTCGAGCTGAATACCTGAAGGAGCAGGTCAAG ATGAGGGAGTCTCATTGGGAAGCTGAGGCCCTGGATAAAGAGGGGCTGTCGGAGTCTGTTCGTAGCT CTTGTACTCTGCAGTGA